ACATCTTTCATCCACATCCTTCTCAGAAAGAATATTCTCTCTCCATACGGCAGCAGTCAAGGAGGAGGTGAAGACTATCTTATCAACAGTATCTGTCCGAGCACAAGCCTCCACAACATTAATTGTCCCTCTCACCTCCAAATCCACCATTTTTTCCTTCACAAAATACAAAAGCAACAATAACCCCCAAATTCccgagaaagaaaatgacaacTTTAAGCATCATCAGCCTTTCTTTGCCTCTGTGGACTTACATCATACACATGGGGGGTGTCCATACAGCAGAACAAACCAGAGCACCCTTTCAAAGCCACAAGAATGCTCTGGTAATCCATGATATCCGCAGGAAACACCACCAGCCCATTCTCCACTTTACCCATCTCTCTAATAGTCTTCTCAATCTCTGGATTTCCTGCTCGATCAAACCGATAATTTCACACAGAAGCAAAGCATTAGAAAGCCTtcgtgaagaaaaagaattgcaaaagaacagagaagaatAAATGACTTACCCGTTTTCTGAACGGCTGCATGAACTGGGTATCCTCTGTTTATCAATCCTTTGGTGACCCATAAGCCAACATAAGAGGAAGCGTCGAGAACACAAAGAGTTGGCCTTCTGTGATCCATTTTTAGGGTTCTCCTCTGTTTGTGTGTTGGGGGCTGATTTTATAGAGACGGAGATAGGTGAAACGGGCAAATCTTCGGTGAACTACTTTCTGCAAGTCTCTCGCACGAGATGACAATGAAAACGGGGGAAAATGCAAGAAATGCAATTTGTGGCATGCTGAAACAAGCTTTTCAAAAGGGGGTAAGCTTGGTACCCCCGAATAGGAAGGTACAATCTtggatatttatgttttatggtgGAAAATGGGTTTTAAGTTGATCATTTCCTGATGAAGACGGTGTTCAAGAAGTAATATGAAGGCATGAAACTTTCCCTGTTGGTGCAAACAATTAGTCCTTTGTTCATGAATGAGAAAAAGGCGgaagaaattatgaatataagaaaaatggCCAAATGTAGAAACCCCACGCGTGGAATGAAGCTGGTATAGGAATCGTGTTTAGGGAAGATACAAACAAAGATGGTACCCTAAGTTCTGGGCTTGCAGGCTTCCATCCATCCCACAACatgcctttctttttctccttaaaTATAGAAGCTTAACTACTTAAACATGCGCCAATTACGAGCATATAGGATTAATGATGAATTTTCAAAGCAGGGATGAATATGGAGAAGGAAATTTGGGGTAGATGTCACCGCCACTATAAAAatcacaaaagaaagaaaagacatCGATAAAGTTCAGTAGTTGCAGATCCACTGTAGCTATACACACTGCATTAAAGTTGTATTGAGCATGTTTTTTCTGAGGTAGCCTTTCCAGCTATGGGTGAAAAGACCTTAGTGGCCCAGCATGAAGGCATATGTCTGCAATTATGTTTAAGTTGATATTTGAAACCGaagttttgttttggttcAATAGTGGAGATCGATTTAGTGGCTATCTCCAACACTTGAGAATAGATATGAATGTAAAACAGTACACAGAATCGCAAAGAAATCAATCTTGCCTCCCTCCAAAAGGCAAATGTATAAAGGCAGTAATACATTGGCAGCAACATGAATAATATCCCCAAGGCATGTATACGGAATCTCTCTTAGAAGGGTCAACAACTTTGTCTCAATACCGACCTTAAGACGACCCCAAAGTAGTGCCCATCAGGCTCAATGAAACCAAAAGAAACCCAGTTCAAGAGGCAGCAACCCTTGAGTTTATCATACTAAAGGCCTCTAATGGGAAAAGTGGGCATGCAAGATTCAGGGTATGTGAGCTGAAAGAACCGAATGAACTGTAAGCAATGAAATGGAAATCCACACAGACAAACCCCATTAACCAAATGCTAAAACCTCTGCTGCTGCTAAACCCAAAAGAACAGATAATTCTCAAACGAAATGGCTAAAGATTAAGGGAGAAGTGTATGATagttgaaagaaagaatacaTACCCTGTGGAGCTTCCTTCAGAACAAAAGTTGGTTGAATGAAACAGTGAAGTACGAAACTTGCGCAAGAGGCCATGGGGGTCGATTGGCCACAACCCTGCAGAAGAAATCCAAAGATTCGAAACTTATAGTCATTCATGTTTAGATGTTGTTGTTATGGttgtttatttcaaaattctttttaaagaCTAAGCTAAAAAAGATAGAATCACCCAGTAGGAAGCTTAAGcataaacaatttcattcataGTTATTGTGCTCCTGGTTTTGAAAACAATATAATGAAATGAGggtgaagatgaagatgaagatgaagatggcTTCTCTCTTTTGATCACACGTCCAGAACCTAAATGCATTCGAACTTCGCTTTACACACAATGTTTACCATACAACATATAAGACATCCCCTCCATTTCACTTCCTCTCTTTCCCCCGCTTTATCATTCAAAACGACGTCCCTTAATTTGCCGTTCTCCCCTGATCGTACCCATAGTAAGACAAATACCATCGAACGAATTTCTTCAGCCCGGATTGTAAATCGGTTCTTGGTTTATACCCGAACTCCACCTGGGCCGAACTTATATTCGCGTGGGTGAACGGAACGTCGCCATTTCCAGGCATGTCCactatcttcttcttcgcctTCGTCTTCAAATGCTCTTCCAGAATGCTCACAAGCGCCGGCACCGTCACTGGCGACGTATTCCCCAAATTGAAGATCCGATACGGCGCCTGTCCCCTCTTTTTCCCGCCCGATCCGGTGCTTTTACCAGAGGTGTCGAGCGAACCCAAACACCCCTTCACAATATCGTCAATGTAGGTAAAATCCCTGGCCAAATCCTCCTTATTCTTCCCACGGTAAACCGTAATCGGTTTCCCCTGAAGAATATTCCTTGTAAACATGAAATACGCCATGTCGGGTCTACCCCATGGACCGTACACGGTGAAGAATCTCAACCCGGTGATGGACAAGCCGTAGATATGATTGTAAGTGTGGGTAATTTCCTCACCGGCTTTTTTCGTTGCCGCGTAGAGACTCGCTGGTTGGTCGGTCCGGTCCAATTCGGAGAACGGGACCTTCTCGTTCAGGCCGTAGACCGAGCTGGAAGAGGCCCAAACAATGGCCGGTTGGGGATCTGCGGATTTACAAGCTTCGAGAAGCGTGACCAGGCCAGCAATGTTACTGTGCACATAGGAATGCGGATTCTCCATTGCGTATCTGACGCCAGCTTGGGCCGCTAAATGCATCACGTGCGTGAAAGCAACAATGTCGAAAAGCTTATCGAGCAAACGCGCGTCGTTAACATCCCCCTCAACGACGAACACACCGTGACGATTAACAAGCGCCTTGCGAGCCTTTTTGAGCGAAGGGTCGtagtaattattaaaattgtcaAGCCCAACGACGCCGTCTCCACGCCGTTTGAGCGCTAAAGAAACGTGGGTGCCGACGAAGCCGGAAGCTCCAGTGACGAGTACAGACATACCGGCGGCGCGGTGGATCTCAGCGGAGGTGCGGACTTGTTTCTCCCATTGGCGGCCGCCCCATGAGGCGGAGATATGGCGGGTACCGGAATGGACGAAGCTCTGGAAGCTGAGGTAGGAGACGGTGAGAGCGATTAGAAAAAGAGCCCATAAGAACATGGTGCTGGTGGAAGCGAAAAAGCGGTAGAACTGGCGGTTGATTCCGTAGCTTCTCTGTTCGATTTTGAATTTACCAGGGGTGGAGGGAAACAGCTCCTCATCCAATGTGggcatttttttctttaaaaaaaaactctgtTTGGGCAATCCAATGGAAAAGGATGAAATGGGAATGgcagagggagagagaaatggtgGAAAAATAAAGGGAAAGGGGGAAATGGTGGGACTGCTAATTAAGGGAGGGTGTAAGAAAGGGTTATTTATAGCGGTTGGACCATATGGAGCATTCCGCGTGAACGCCTTAACACCCTTCACGATTACAcatatttcaaattccttctttcctttttttaatccattaGGAGTGGAGATTGAAGCGTTACCATTGGACAGAGAGTTATAGAAATTAGAATGGAATTTAGGGGTAATAAGATTATTGAAAAGGGAATATACATGTGGAAGACAGGGATTgatttaacaaataaaatcaagTTCTACGCAAAATTGTGAGAAGAAGGTGATGATACTAAATGAAACTCAAAAACTGGGAAGTAAtggaggaggtggtggtggtggtggtggtggtagCCGTTGCTGTTGTGAGGCTAAGTCCGAAACTGTTGGAAGACAGAGGAGAGGAACAAAATGAGATGAGAGATGAAGAGTAAGAGCGAAGAAACGATGAGAAAAACGCCGAGCTTCCACCACTTGGCCTGAAGAGTTCCCAGGAAGCCTCTTTTGCAGGACACGCAGTTGTAGCACAAGTTCCCTCTGTCATTGTCCCATAAATCACAGTCGCTGTCGTATGGGTTTGACGGCCTTGcttctctttcccttcttctccAGAACGTTGCGTTTACGTACTCCATTTTGCAGATCGTTGCCGGCGTGCAGCACCCAGActaacacacacacacacacacacacattgTTAGCTACATACTTGTGTTTATATCAGGAAAGGGCAGGAAGGAAAATTTACCTCAATGGAGGACAACTTGTGGAGACTAAAATCATAAGACTTAAGCATCAAGGTTCGTGACACCAAATCATCGCAAGCCCCTGTATCATAAATACAAGACTTGATATCCTCCCAATGCGCGTTGTCAAACACCTTCAATCTCAGCCACTTAGGGGACGCAGCCACGGACCGAGTCTCCATCGTATACGCACCCACAAGCGCCAGCCCAATTATGAATATCAGCATCAACGGCAGCATTACAACCAAAAGCCCCAAAACGGGGAACCGAGGCCTCAACAAAACCACGCCATTACTTATCAAAAACAAGACTATGAGCCCAATGCCAATCCCCAGCTGGAAACTGGGCAGCTTCAGAATGGTCTCGCAATCCGAGTCTCTGACGTAAAATATCCACACAATAAACCCCAAAACCGGGATCGAAAGTAACAGCGTCATTGTAGCCAACAGCTTGTCCAAATTGtcaatttgaagaaatggGTTGGTTTTCTTGGGCGGAGCATCGCCGGCTTCTTTGTCTTTGGTGGGCTTGGTCTCTTCTACCGGCACTACTGGCGCAGCTTCTTCTGCAACAACGATTGCATTGTTGTTGTCGTTCTCTGCCATTTGGTGAGTGAGTGATTTAGAGAGAATGGAAATGATGTAGATAATTACAGAACAAAGATGGTGTTTTATATATGTTGATGTGATTGATGTATGGTAAGTTTCCGGTTGTGTTATAACAAACAAGTCAAAGAGCGGACACGTCTGAgtaataaatttgaaggttTTGAGGAGAAAAATAAGGGTGGGTTGGTTAGAGAGGATGAGAAATAGTAGGAGCAAGGTTTGAAAGCATTTAATGATTACATAAATCTTATTCCTCGAGACATTGTCTCAAATTTTGACCAACTCTGGTTTCCATAAATTTGGGATCTGTGGTAGCCTTAAATGTAAATAGGTGGTGGGCTATAACACAGGCAAGCAAGGCCCAAGTCCCAAGTCCCAAGTCCCAAGTCCCAAGTCCCAAGTCCCAAGTCCCAAGTCCCAAGTCCCAAGTCCCAAGTCCCAAGTCCAGGACAGATGGTGAATGGGCTAGGCCGAATACTAGTTCCATGAAGTTCTGATTAAGACTTGTATTTATTGGTTTTGAGAAAAGGATTGTGGTTGATATTTTCAAATAGTGCAGCAAAGACTGCAGCTCCCCCCaagaaatttgattattaaacCATGAAAGAGGAAGTCAATTTCACGGGTCGTCTAAATCTGTCATTTTGTGGAATTGGAGATGGTCGTTTTGTGGATTTGTAGCCACACAAAGNTGATTGATGTATGGTAAGTTTCCGGTTGTGTTATAACAAACAAGTCAAAGAGCGGACACGTCTGAgtaataaatttgaaggttTTGAGGAGAAAAATAAGGGTGGGTTGGTTAGAGAGGATGAGAAATAGTAGGAGCAAGGTTTGAAAGCATTTAATGATTACATAAATCTTATTCCTCGAGACATTGTCTCAAATTTTGACCAACTCTGGTTTCCATAAATTTGGGATCTGTGGTAGCCTTAAATGTAAATAGGTGGTGGGCTATAACACAGGCAAGCAAGGCCCAAGTCCCAAGGCCCAAGTCCCAAGTCCCAAGTCCCAAGTCCCAAGTCCCAAGTCCCAAGTCCCAAGTCCCAAGTCCCAAGTCCCAAGTCCCAAGTCCCAAGTCCAGGACAGATGGTGAATGGGCTAGGCCGAATACTAGTTCCATTCCGTGCCAAGGTTGCAAGTTTTGATTAAGACTTGTATTTATTGGTTTTGAGAAAAGGATAGTGGTTGATATTTTCAAATAGTGCAGCAAAGACTGCAGCTCCCCCCaagaaatttgattattaaacCATGAAAGAGGAAGTCAATTTCACGGGTCGTCTAAATCTGTCATTTTGTGGAATTGGAGATGGTCGTTTTGTGGATTTGTAGCCACACAAAGTCCGTTGAGGCATCTCCTTTTGTTTCACATGATTCCATTTCAAACCCCTCTGCCTCTGCTTTCTTATCTCAAAAACTGTTCCtttacttttcaaaaatatctccAACCTTTCCTTCCAATCATGTTCCTAGCtactttcttgtttctttttttcttttaagattgTAACCCTTTTTCTTAACCTTTTAATGTCCATACTAATTTACTTTGCCAGTTGAGACAGTTGGATATTTTTAAGTGTTCTGTCATTTTAATTGGTCTCTGTCTCCTGCATGTGATTCTTCTGTGTAATATTTATGTAGTTTCAAATATGTAACTAACTTTTCaaatgaagtaaaaaataaattcaagtgtataaaaactaattaaaattgaagaaaaagaacttaGATGTATGAGTTGTAAAAGTGAGTTGCTTTTATATCCAAAATGTAACTAAagacataaaattttaggacATACATACAACCGTTTTAAAGATAGACATGACATTTTTGGTGtataatttgtttcaaaattctaCTTTATCCAAAAATCAATAACTAGTCTAAAAAGAAATCccaaagaatatattttattctcctacattttttcttttagttctatacttttaaaaacgGAACGATTGGGATTTGGTGTATGAATGTAGTAAGATCCTGATGTTAGAATTTAGATTAGAAAGTTTGATAATAAAAGTAAGCGAATTTAGAGAGTTCATCCTTTAAATGTGTGAATGAATGACCCAAAACaaatagaatttgaaaagCGAAAAGTTTTCGGTTTGGGAATTGGATTTGGAAATGGAGAACCGGGTGAGGAGCAGGCTGCCTAGAACCTACATCGGAAGATCCCCtgttttaatcaaatttgtaattacaGCCGTCGCTTTTGAACTTTCAACCTGACATCACCACCGTCAACGTTTCGTCCTCNCAGTTGGATATTTTTAAGTGTTCTGTCATTTTAATTGGTCTCTGTCTCCTGCATGTGATTCTTCTGTGTAATATTTATGTAGTTTCAAATATGTAACTAACTTTTCaaatgaagtaaaaaataaattcaagtgtataaaaactaattaaaattgaagaaaaagaacttaGATGTATGAGTTGTAAAAGTGAGTTGCTTTTATATCCAAAATGTAACTAAagacataaaattttaggacATACATACAACCGTTTTAAAGATAGACATGACATTTTTGGTGtataatttgtttcaaaattctaCTTTATCCAAAAATCAATAACTAGTCTAAAAAGAAATCccaaagaatatattttattctcctacattttttcttttagttctatacttttaaaaacgGAACGATTGGGATTTGGTGTATGAATGTAGTAAGATCCTGATGTTAGAATTTAGATTAGAAAGTTTGATAATAAAAGTAAGCGAATTTAGAGAGTTCATCCTTTAAATGTGTGAATGAATGACCCAAAACaaatagaatttgaaaagCGAAAAGTTTTCGGTTTGGGAATTGGATTTGGAAATGGAGAACCGGGTGAGGAGCAGGCTGCCTAGAACCTACGTCGGAAGATCCCCtgttttaatcaaatttga
This sequence is a window from Cucurbita pepo subsp. pepo cultivar mu-cu-16 chromosome LG04, ASM280686v2, whole genome shotgun sequence. Protein-coding genes within it:
- the LOC111793035 gene encoding cinnamoyl-CoA reductase-like SNL6 isoform X2, with amino-acid sequence MDHRRPTLCVLDASSYVGLWVTKGLINRGYPVHAAVQKTGNPEIEKTIREMGKVENGLVVFPADIMDYQSILVALKGCSGLFCCMDTPHVYDEKMVDLEVRGTINVVEACARTDTVDKIVFTSSLTAAVWRENILSEKDVDERCWSDKEFCRKMKLWYPLAKTLSEQAAWALAMDRRLNMVSINAGLVLGPAVAEENSVSTISYLKVVDVKFLVDVHIRAMEDSSTGGRYFCFDQIVNSEDETIKLANTLRPLISIPPRYEGQGREGFAERLRSRRLHKLIEGAAS
- the LOC111793034 gene encoding UDP-glucuronate 4-epimerase 1-like — encoded protein: MPTLDEELFPSTPGKFKIEQRSYGINRQFYRFFASTSTMFLWALFLIALTVSYLSFQSFVHSGTRHISASWGGRQWEKQVRTSAEIHRAAGMSVLVTGASGFVGTHVSLALKRRGDGVVGLDNFNNYYDPSLKKARKALVNRHGVFVVEGDVNDARLLDKLFDIVAFTHVMHLAAQAGVRYAMENPHSYVHSNIAGLVTLLEACKSADPQPAIVWASSSSVYGLNEKVPFSELDRTDQPASLYAATKKAGEEITHTYNHIYGLSITGLRFFTVYGPWGRPDMAYFMFTRNILQGKPITVYRGKNKEDLARDFTYIDDIVKGCLGSLDTSGKSTGSGGKKRGQAPYRIFNLGNTSPVTVPALVSILEEHLKTKAKKKIVDMPGNGDVPFTHANISSAQVEFGYKPRTDLQSGLKKFVRWYLSYYGYDQGRTAN
- the LOC111793036 gene encoding tetraspanin-15-like, encoding MTLLLSIPVLGFIVWIFYVRDSDCETILKLPSFQLGIGIGLIVLFLISNGVVLLRPRFPVLGLLVVMLPLMLIFIIGLALVGAYTMETRSVAASPKWLRLKVFDNAHWEDIKSCIYDTGACDDLVSRTLMLKSYDFSLHKLSSIESGCCTPATICKMEYVNATFWRRREREARPSNPYDSDCDLWDNDRGNLCYNCVSCKRGFLGTLQAKCFGLSLTTATATTTTTTTTSSITSQFLSFI